A single genomic interval of halophilic archaeon DL31 harbors:
- a CDS encoding Creatininase (PFAM: Creatininase~KEGG: hbo:Hbor_37020 uncharacterized protein, amidase) — protein MVNITSPVSWAAKSAPEVRQIAEQDGSILVVPIGSLEQHGDHLPTGTDTILVETVATRGAEQVADDLPILLTPPLWTGYSPHHLPFGGTVTSEFDTLHDQLEEVAASALENGFDSLLLLNGHGGNRPLISAATDTVGQNHPDTEILGLTYFELAGDVVEEVRESEPGGMAHGGELETSMLLHLHPELVDEEKMAATPWESEYEQAPSDLLGSGPLSVTLDVEEWSETGAMGDISAVSAEKGEQFLTGFVDEFAALLCTVHE, from the coding sequence ATGGTCAACATCACCAGTCCCGTCTCGTGGGCTGCCAAATCCGCGCCCGAAGTCCGCCAAATAGCCGAACAGGACGGCTCCATCCTCGTCGTCCCCATCGGCAGCCTCGAACAGCACGGCGACCACCTCCCCACAGGAACAGACACCATTCTGGTCGAGACCGTCGCCACCCGCGGTGCCGAGCAGGTCGCCGACGACCTCCCCATCCTCCTGACGCCGCCGCTCTGGACGGGCTACTCGCCACACCACCTCCCCTTCGGCGGCACCGTCACCAGCGAGTTCGACACGCTGCACGACCAACTGGAGGAGGTCGCCGCCAGCGCGCTGGAGAACGGCTTCGACTCGCTGCTGTTGCTCAACGGCCACGGCGGCAATCGCCCACTGATTTCCGCGGCGACCGACACCGTCGGGCAGAACCACCCCGACACGGAGATTCTGGGGCTGACGTACTTCGAACTTGCCGGCGACGTGGTCGAGGAGGTACGGGAGAGCGAGCCCGGCGGGATGGCCCACGGCGGGGAGCTCGAAACCTCGATGCTGCTGCATCTCCACCCGGAGCTGGTCGACGAGGAGAAGATGGCGGCCACGCCGTGGGAGAGCGAGTACGAGCAGGCACCGAGTGACCTCCTGGGATCGGGTCCGCTGAGTGTCACCCTCGACGTGGAAGAGTGGTCCGAGACCGGTGCGATGGGCGATATCTCCGCCGTGAGCGCCGAGAAGGGCGAGCAGTTCCTCACCGGCTTCGTCGACGAGTTTGCGGCGCTGCTGTGCACGGTCCACGAGTGA
- a CDS encoding MgtE integral membrane region (PFAM: MgtE integral membrane region~KEGG: hbo:Hbor_00980 cation transporter), giving the protein MTTDWTVRGITRAMLPVLLVMTMVEVGSGLVLGSFEAELLQYPTLLVLVPVTIGTAGNLGSILASRLSTAFHLGTLSFSPSDEKLAGNAIATVALAVTLFPVVGAGAWALQAVLAGARLALGTVVLVSLASGIALAVLAVLVTVVATYIAYTFGLDPDDVVIPVVTNTCDVLGVVVLFSVVQLFVI; this is encoded by the coding sequence ATGACGACCGACTGGACCGTCCGCGGTATCACCCGCGCGATGCTCCCCGTGCTGTTGGTGATGACGATGGTCGAAGTCGGCTCGGGGCTTGTTTTGGGCTCCTTCGAGGCTGAGCTGCTGCAGTATCCGACGCTGCTGGTGTTGGTCCCGGTCACAATCGGGACCGCCGGGAATCTCGGGAGCATTCTCGCCTCGCGGCTCTCGACGGCGTTTCACCTCGGGACCCTCTCGTTTTCGCCCAGTGACGAGAAGCTGGCCGGGAACGCGATTGCGACGGTCGCGCTGGCCGTGACGCTGTTCCCCGTCGTCGGCGCCGGCGCGTGGGCTCTCCAGGCAGTGCTCGCCGGGGCACGGCTCGCACTCGGGACGGTCGTCCTGGTCTCGTTGGCCAGTGGCATCGCGCTCGCGGTGCTTGCGGTCCTCGTCACCGTTGTCGCGACGTATATCGCCTACACGTTCGGGCTGGACCCCGACGACGTGGTGATTCCGGTCGTGACCAACACCTGTGACGTGCTGGGCGTGGTGGTGCTGTTCAGCGTGGTGCAGCTATTCGTGATCTGA
- a CDS encoding dephospho-CoA kinase (KEGG: hbo:Hbor_00950 dephospho-CoA kinase) has translation MRIIGTVGLPGSGKGEAAAVAREEDIPVVTMGDIIREECRRRGLDPTEHHGRIAQALREEEGVTAIADRSVPAVRDAAEKQAGEAVVLVDGLRSMVEVERFQDAFGEDFLLLSVEAPFDLRAERLGDRGREETDTDREKLREREERELGFGMGEVMENADLVIENTDSIDVFRDQVRAVLEAGADGAAARPPVEDEQ, from the coding sequence ATGCGAATCATCGGGACCGTCGGGCTTCCGGGCAGCGGCAAGGGGGAGGCTGCCGCGGTCGCCCGCGAAGAAGATATTCCCGTGGTGACGATGGGCGACATCATCCGGGAGGAGTGCCGCCGGCGCGGGCTGGACCCCACCGAACACCACGGCCGCATCGCCCAAGCACTCCGCGAGGAGGAGGGTGTGACGGCCATCGCCGACCGCTCTGTGCCGGCGGTCCGCGACGCCGCCGAGAAGCAGGCAGGCGAGGCCGTCGTGCTCGTCGACGGTCTGCGCTCGATGGTCGAAGTCGAGCGCTTCCAGGACGCGTTCGGCGAGGATTTCCTGCTGCTCTCGGTCGAAGCGCCCTTTGACCTGCGCGCCGAGCGCCTGGGCGACCGCGGCCGCGAGGAGACTGACACCGACCGAGAGAAGCTCCGCGAACGCGAGGAGCGCGAACTCGGCTTCGGGATGGGCGAAGTGATGGAGAACGCCGACCTCGTCATTGAGAACACCGACAGCATCGACGTGTTCCGCGACCAGGTCCGAGCAGTGCTCGAGGCCGGCGCCGATGGCGCCGCGGCGCGACCCCCCGTGGAGGACGAACAGTGA
- a CDS encoding thermosome (KEGG: hla:Hlac_2662 thermosome~TIGRFAM: Thermosome, archaeal~PFAM: Chaperonin Cpn60/TCP-1), with the protein MSQQRQRMGNQPMIVLSDDSQRTSGKDAQEMNITAGKAVAESVRTTLGPKGMDKMLVDSSGGVVVTNDGVTILKEMDIDHPAANMIVEVSETQEEEVGDGTTTAVVIGGELLDQAEELVDSDVHPTTIAQGYRQAAAKAKEVLTEEAIDVSEDDYELLTQIAETAMTGKGAESAKDQLANLVVDAMLAVKDDTGIDADNVSIEKVVGGSIENSELVEGVIVDKERVDENMPYAVEDANVALFNGALEIKETEIDAEVNVTDPDQLQQFLDQEEKQLKEMVDKLTAAGADVVFVGDGIDDMAQHYLAQEGILAVRRASSGDLKRLARATGGNVVTSVDDIEAEDLGFAGSVSQKDIGGDERIFVEDVEEARSVTLILRGGTDHVVDELERAIDDSIGVVRTTLLDGKVLPGGGAPETELALRLRTFADSVGGREQLAVEAFADALEVIPRTLAENAGLDPIDSLVDLRATHDGGAFTSGLDAYTGDIIDMEAKGVVEPLRVKTQAIESATEAATMILRIDDVIAAGDLAGGQVGDDDGGDEMPPGGGGMGGMGGMGGMGGAM; encoded by the coding sequence ATGAGTCAACAGCGCCAGCGCATGGGCAACCAGCCCATGATCGTTCTTTCAGACGACAGCCAGCGAACCTCGGGCAAGGACGCCCAGGAGATGAACATCACCGCCGGCAAGGCGGTCGCGGAGTCCGTCCGAACCACACTCGGACCGAAAGGGATGGACAAGATGCTGGTCGACTCCTCGGGCGGTGTCGTCGTCACGAACGACGGCGTCACGATCCTCAAGGAGATGGACATCGACCACCCCGCGGCCAACATGATCGTTGAAGTCTCCGAGACGCAGGAGGAGGAAGTCGGCGACGGCACGACCACGGCGGTCGTCATCGGCGGCGAACTCCTCGACCAGGCTGAGGAGCTCGTCGACTCCGACGTCCACCCGACCACCATCGCGCAGGGCTACCGACAGGCCGCCGCGAAGGCAAAAGAGGTTCTCACCGAGGAGGCCATCGACGTCTCCGAGGACGACTACGAGCTCCTGACCCAGATCGCCGAGACGGCGATGACCGGCAAGGGCGCCGAGTCCGCGAAGGACCAGCTCGCCAATCTCGTCGTTGACGCGATGCTGGCGGTCAAGGATGACACCGGCATCGACGCCGACAACGTCTCCATCGAGAAGGTCGTTGGCGGCTCCATCGAGAACTCCGAGCTCGTCGAGGGCGTCATCGTCGACAAAGAGCGCGTCGACGAGAACATGCCCTACGCAGTCGAGGACGCCAACGTTGCGCTGTTCAACGGGGCCCTCGAGATCAAGGAGACCGAGATCGACGCTGAGGTCAACGTCACCGACCCCGACCAGCTCCAGCAGTTCCTCGACCAGGAGGAGAAGCAGCTGAAGGAGATGGTCGACAAGCTGACCGCGGCCGGTGCCGACGTCGTCTTCGTCGGTGACGGCATCGACGACATGGCCCAGCACTACCTCGCCCAAGAGGGTATCCTGGCGGTCCGTCGGGCCAGCTCCGGCGACCTGAAGCGCCTCGCCCGTGCGACGGGCGGCAACGTCGTCACCTCCGTGGACGACATCGAAGCCGAGGACCTCGGCTTCGCCGGCTCCGTCTCCCAGAAGGATATCGGCGGCGACGAGCGCATCTTCGTCGAGGACGTCGAGGAAGCTCGCTCCGTTACGCTCATCCTCCGCGGTGGCACCGACCACGTGGTCGACGAGCTCGAGCGCGCCATCGACGACTCGATCGGCGTGGTCCGCACGACGCTGCTCGACGGGAAGGTGCTGCCCGGCGGCGGCGCCCCTGAGACCGAGCTCGCGCTCCGCCTGCGCACGTTCGCCGACTCCGTCGGTGGCCGCGAGCAGCTCGCTGTCGAGGCCTTTGCCGACGCGCTGGAGGTCATTCCGCGCACCCTCGCCGAGAACGCCGGACTCGATCCGATCGACTCGCTGGTCGACCTGCGCGCCACCCACGACGGCGGCGCGTTCACCTCCGGACTCGACGCCTACACGGGCGACATCATCGACATGGAGGCGAAGGGCGTCGTTGAGCCGCTCCGCGTGAAGACCCAGGCCATCGAGAGCGCCACCGAGGCCGCGACGATGATCCTGCGCATCGACGACGTGATCGCTGCTGGCGACCTCGCCGGCGGCCAGGTTGGCGACGACGACGGCGGCGACGAGATGCCGCCGGGCGGCGGCGGCATGGGCGGCATGGGCGGGATGGGTGGCATGGGCGGCGCGATGTGA
- a CDS encoding protein of unknown function DUF54 (PFAM: Protein of unknown function DUF54~KEGG: hla:Hlac_1856 protein of unknown function DUF54) produces the protein MIYSIDVRVEAPVRETEVSDRVADSVRNLIPDVELHREPDKFVGESHSLDAFSDVLHELEILDTARRQFKNGSDEEGFSFALKKQPAFKGKINFAVGSEDELGDIRVRVDVREPDVEAFIDYIAPPTEDGQPIEPDSRHSGSDGGAKRRDPDDYADPTEDDQPGR, from the coding sequence GTGATCTACAGCATCGACGTTCGGGTGGAAGCCCCCGTCCGAGAGACGGAAGTCTCCGACCGCGTGGCGGATTCAGTCCGGAACCTCATCCCCGACGTGGAACTCCACCGCGAACCCGACAAATTCGTCGGCGAGAGCCACTCCCTCGACGCCTTCTCAGACGTGCTCCACGAACTGGAGATCCTCGACACCGCCCGCCGCCAGTTCAAAAACGGCTCCGACGAGGAGGGCTTCTCCTTCGCGCTGAAGAAACAGCCCGCATTCAAAGGCAAGATCAACTTCGCGGTCGGCTCCGAAGACGAACTCGGCGACATCCGGGTCCGGGTCGACGTGCGCGAACCGGACGTTGAGGCGTTCATCGACTACATCGCCCCGCCCACCGAGGACGGCCAGCCAATCGAACCCGACAGCCGCCACTCGGGCAGCGACGGTGGGGCCAAGCGGCGTGACCCCGACGATTACGCCGACCCAACCGAGGACGACCAGCCGGGCCGCTGA
- a CDS encoding major facilitator superfamily MFS_1 (PFAM: Major facilitator superfamily MFS-1~KEGG: hmu:Hmuk_0319 major facilitator superfamily MFS_1), with translation MQLRRLVRYDALLLTSLIWFMAKFLRYAFPPLFGTFQELYGVSNATIGAAFSALMVAYALMQFPSGVLADRRGPVPVITAGAVIAGLGALVLLVAEPFPLLVGGMLLIGLGTGAHKTVAVRLLTVIHPSRTGRALGALDTIAAFGGVAAPAAVVYFLPNWRGLFLAGALVVLTLAAVFLLRTPKRLPEGESGGTDESGEEGVALRVYARSLSQPRVALFVGVTVAVSFGYNGAVAFLPLYLTESAGLSQAVASALYSGLFVVSLVQLGTGELADRAGRLPVLLATVGAAALGVALLQVTTGVLAVGAAVIVFGLGGHGYRPARSAFLMSILPEEAAGGGLGVVRTVLMSSAAVAPAVTGYLIDARSFQFAFGALAASLVLAFVLLIVVALTGGEGER, from the coding sequence ATGCAGCTTCGCCGCCTGGTGCGCTACGACGCGCTCCTCCTCACCTCGCTCATCTGGTTTATGGCGAAGTTCCTGCGCTATGCGTTCCCGCCGCTCTTTGGAACCTTTCAGGAGCTCTATGGGGTCTCCAACGCGACAATCGGCGCCGCCTTCTCCGCCCTGATGGTGGCCTACGCCCTGATGCAGTTCCCCAGCGGCGTGCTCGCAGACCGCCGCGGCCCCGTCCCGGTCATCACCGCCGGCGCCGTCATCGCGGGCCTCGGTGCGCTCGTGTTGCTGGTCGCCGAACCGTTCCCGTTGCTCGTCGGCGGGATGTTGCTCATTGGGTTGGGGACGGGCGCGCACAAGACCGTGGCCGTCCGGCTGCTGACGGTGATCCACCCAAGCCGGACCGGGCGAGCACTCGGGGCGCTCGATACCATCGCAGCGTTCGGTGGCGTCGCCGCCCCCGCTGCAGTGGTCTACTTCCTCCCGAACTGGCGCGGGCTCTTCCTCGCAGGTGCGTTGGTCGTGCTCACGCTCGCAGCCGTGTTCCTGCTCCGAACCCCGAAACGACTCCCCGAGGGCGAGAGTGGCGGGACCGACGAGAGCGGTGAGGAGGGCGTCGCGTTGCGCGTTTACGCCCGCTCACTCTCCCAGCCCCGAGTGGCGCTGTTTGTCGGCGTCACCGTCGCCGTCTCCTTCGGCTACAACGGCGCGGTTGCGTTCCTCCCGCTCTATCTCACCGAATCCGCCGGGCTCTCACAGGCCGTCGCGAGCGCGCTCTACTCCGGGCTGTTCGTCGTCTCGCTGGTCCAACTCGGCACCGGTGAACTGGCCGACAGAGCGGGTCGATTGCCCGTGCTGCTGGCGACCGTCGGGGCGGCGGCCCTGGGCGTGGCGCTCCTGCAGGTGACCACCGGTGTGCTGGCAGTCGGGGCTGCCGTGATCGTCTTCGGCCTCGGCGGGCACGGCTACCGGCCCGCCCGGTCTGCGTTTCTGATGTCCATCCTCCCGGAAGAGGCTGCTGGCGGTGGGCTGGGCGTGGTCCGGACGGTGCTGATGAGTTCGGCCGCGGTCGCCCCGGCGGTGACGGGCTATCTCATCGACGCCCGGAGCTTCCAGTTCGCCTTCGGCGCGCTGGCGGCGTCGTTGGTGCTCGCGTTCGTGCTGCTGATCGTCGTCGCGCTGACCGGCGGCGAGGGCGAGCGATAA
- a CDS encoding MgtE integral membrane region (PFAM: MgtE integral membrane region~KEGG: hvo:HVO_0124 divalent cation transporter domain-containing protein) — protein sequence MSVRSVAREAYEEALPALGMSLVGGLLAGVMLGGMEAELTAVPGLLVAVPALLATRGNVYGSLGARLSTGLHQGLVEPRVELGDERLRGATAAALANGLLASVVAAVAVFAILTALGDEVAGVGTLVAVSLVAGLLSGVALTVVVVLVVFAGYRRGRDPDTLVGPVVTTTGDVVGVASLLVAVRLVLALGGGG from the coding sequence ATGAGCGTCCGCTCGGTCGCCCGCGAGGCCTACGAGGAGGCGCTGCCTGCGTTGGGGATGAGCCTCGTCGGCGGGCTGCTGGCGGGGGTCATGCTCGGCGGGATGGAAGCAGAACTCACGGCGGTTCCGGGGCTGCTCGTGGCGGTGCCCGCGCTGCTTGCGACACGGGGGAACGTCTACGGGAGCCTCGGCGCGCGGCTCTCCACTGGACTCCATCAGGGGCTGGTCGAGCCGCGGGTGGAGCTGGGTGACGAGCGACTGCGAGGGGCGACTGCGGCCGCACTCGCAAACGGCTTGCTCGCCAGCGTCGTCGCCGCAGTCGCGGTGTTCGCCATCCTCACCGCGTTGGGTGACGAGGTGGCCGGTGTCGGCACGCTGGTGGCAGTGAGTCTGGTCGCCGGCCTGCTCTCGGGCGTCGCGCTGACCGTGGTCGTGGTGCTGGTCGTTTTCGCGGGCTACCGTCGTGGCCGCGACCCCGACACGCTCGTCGGCCCGGTCGTGACCACCACCGGCGACGTCGTTGGGGTCGCGTCGCTGCTGGTCGCGGTGCGGCTGGTGCTCGCACTCGGGGGTGGTGGATGA
- a CDS encoding hypothetical protein (KEGG: htu:Htur_0082 hypothetical protein), whose amino-acid sequence MQDALRTGARTGALLLLTGFVAILTGRPFLFPSLGPSAYLVATAPESATSQTDRLLGGHAIGVVAGLLAYHLLASGLVVTDPVGPLAIDQMRLSASAVVSVALTTAGMEATGYRHAPACATTLIVALGLLSNPVDGLVIIAAVGLLILAKPLVAAVTSHSDHE is encoded by the coding sequence ATGCAGGACGCCCTCCGGACCGGCGCCCGGACGGGCGCACTGCTGCTGCTGACCGGATTCGTCGCGATTCTCACGGGCCGCCCGTTCCTCTTCCCCAGCCTCGGCCCCTCAGCCTACCTCGTAGCCACGGCACCCGAGTCAGCCACGAGCCAGACCGACCGGCTCCTCGGCGGCCACGCCATCGGCGTCGTCGCCGGCCTGCTGGCCTACCACCTACTCGCGAGCGGACTCGTCGTCACCGACCCCGTTGGGCCCCTGGCGATCGACCAGATGCGCTTGAGCGCGAGCGCGGTCGTCTCGGTCGCGCTCACGACTGCCGGGATGGAGGCAACGGGCTACCGCCACGCGCCCGCCTGCGCGACCACGCTCATCGTCGCGCTGGGGCTGCTCTCGAACCCCGTAGACGGACTCGTCATCATCGCGGCTGTCGGTCTGTTGATTCTCGCCAAACCGCTGGTCGCGGCAGTGACATCCCACTCAGATCACGAATAG
- a CDS encoding YjeF-related protein (KEGG: dly:Dehly_0243 carbohydrate kinase~TIGRFAM: YjeF-related protein, N-terminal~PFAM: YjeF-related protein, N-terminal), whose translation MFRTVSGRPVTAVTAEEMRAVDDAAVDAGLALLQMMENAGRLLARSSRAAAGADDPAVLVLAGGGGNGGGGLCGARHLANGGTNVRVVLDRAPSGLSGAPERQHRLLGETDVTVSGPAADAGSIDRERYDVVVDAFVGYGLTDPLRGRAAELVEGLGLHTDRVSQDSPSVVSLDVPSGVDATSGEAPGVAVRPDRTITLALPKTGLVAARAGRLWLADIGIPTGVYERAGVSYAQPFDGAGQVKLRVEGT comes from the coding sequence ATGTTCCGAACGGTCTCCGGCCGCCCTGTGACTGCCGTCACGGCCGAAGAGATGCGGGCCGTCGACGACGCAGCGGTCGACGCCGGCCTCGCCCTGTTGCAGATGATGGAGAACGCCGGCCGACTCCTCGCTCGGAGCAGCCGCGCCGCTGCAGGCGCCGACGACCCTGCCGTCCTGGTACTCGCTGGCGGCGGCGGCAACGGCGGCGGTGGACTCTGTGGGGCTCGTCACCTCGCAAACGGGGGGACGAACGTCCGGGTGGTATTGGACCGTGCCCCATCCGGCCTCTCGGGCGCACCCGAACGCCAGCACCGATTGCTGGGCGAAACCGATGTGACTGTTTCTGGTCCTGCGGCCGACGCTGGCTCCATCGACCGGGAACGCTACGACGTTGTCGTCGACGCATTCGTGGGCTACGGGCTAACCGACCCGCTGCGGGGCCGGGCCGCCGAACTCGTCGAGGGACTGGGGCTGCACACCGACCGGGTCAGCCAGGACTCACCCAGCGTCGTCTCGCTGGACGTTCCCTCGGGTGTCGACGCCACGAGCGGGGAGGCCCCAGGTGTCGCGGTCCGGCCAGACCGAACAATCACGCTGGCGCTCCCGAAGACTGGACTGGTGGCGGCCCGAGCCGGACGGCTGTGGCTCGCCGACATCGGCATCCCTACGGGCGTGTACGAGCGTGCAGGCGTTTCGTACGCACAGCCGTTCGACGGTGCTGGCCAGGTGAAACTCCGGGTCGAGGGAACGTAA
- a CDS encoding hypothetical protein (KEGG: nmg:Nmag_1822 domain of unknown function DUF1791) — translation MQTLIHLISEDETEHETALAVAENLLADESGSIDDVAVVAQSKGIEAVTAGGKHEEQVQSLINDGVSFKGCSNTLEMMDLDESDLVDGVETVPEGAVEVTKLENEGYAYLRP, via the coding sequence ATGCAAACTCTCATTCATCTGATTTCGGAAGACGAAACCGAACATGAAACCGCTCTCGCCGTCGCCGAAAATCTCCTCGCTGACGAGAGCGGGAGTATCGACGACGTTGCGGTCGTTGCCCAGTCGAAGGGTATCGAGGCAGTCACGGCAGGCGGAAAACACGAGGAGCAGGTCCAGTCACTGATCAACGACGGTGTCTCGTTCAAGGGATGTAGCAATACCCTCGAAATGATGGATCTCGATGAGTCTGACCTCGTCGATGGAGTCGAGACTGTTCCGGAGGGGGCCGTCGAAGTGACGAAACTCGAAAACGAGGGGTATGCGTATCTGCGTCCGTAA